From Solanum lycopersicum chromosome 8, SLM_r2.1, the proteins below share one genomic window:
- the LOC101261939 gene encoding uncharacterized protein, with the protein MAVMGIGAANWLKGSGALLLSCRTNSIPAVVSSCTVIASRSRVHYCSSTFSLQHQKKNNTLFSSGVNGHKIGDWGSQVTKLYFNFYCTASSNVSIEEKDSSGEVVEEDEESKMRKIKDAANSLDIRVGRIIKAWRHEEADSLYVEEVDVGEAEPRIICSGLVKYVPLDHLQERSVIVLANLKPRNMRGVKSNGMLMAASDASHENVELLEPPEGAVPGERIWFGSADEKDNLPDVATPNQVAKKKIWELVQPHLKTDGASVAALGTHCMRASTGVVVSPSLKDANIS; encoded by the exons ATGGCTGTAATGGGAATTGGGGCAGCTAATTGGTTGAAGGGAAGTGGAGCTCTGTTACTTTCTTGCCGCACAAATTCAATTCCTGCAGTAGTTTCTTCATGTACTGTTATTGCTTCACGCTCGAGGGTGCACTATTGTTCCTCAACATTCTCACTTCAGCACCAGAAAAAGAATAATACCCTTTTCAGTTCTGGTGTCAATGGTCATAAAATTGGTGATTGGGGTAGTCAGGTTACGAAATTATACTTCAATTTTTACTGTACGGCATCATCAAATGTGAGTATTGAAGAGAAGGATTCGTCTGGTGAAGTAGTTGAGGAGGATGAGGAGAGTAAGATGAGGAAAATTAAGGATGCGGCGAATAGTTTGGATATTAGGGTTGGGAGAATAATTAAAGCGTGGAGACATGAGGAGGCTGATTCACTTTATGTTGAAGAGGTTGATGTTGGTGAGGCTGAACCAAGAATCATTTGTAGTGGGTTGGTTAAGTATGTACCTCTTGACCATCTTCAG GAAAGGAGTGTGATTGTTCTTGCAAATTTAAAGCCAAGGAATATGCGGGGTGTCAAATCAAATGGAATGCTGATGGCAGCTTCTGATGCATCTCATGAGAACGTGGAACTTCTTGAACCACCTGAAGGTGCAGTACCCGGGGAAAGGATATGGTTTGGTTCTGCTGATGAAAAGGATAATCTACCTGATGTGGCAACACCCAACCAG GTAGCAAAGAAAAAGATTTGGGAGCTAGTACAACCACATCTAAAAACAGATGGTGCATCTGTTGCTGCACTAGGAACGCATTGTATGCGAGCTTCAACAGGTGTGGTGGTCAGCCCATCTCTAAAGGATGCAAATATATCATAA